A stretch of DNA from Pseudoalteromonas ruthenica:
TGGTGTTAGAGCACCTAGAGGGTCATCGTGTTCTCTACCCCAATAATTTATTTGTAACCCGGCCAGTGATGGTACTGAACAAACCGCCACAAAAAACCAAGCCTACACGGCGCATACTGGCACCTAAAAATAAACCTTAAAACAAATGCCAACAGGCGCAATTGCGCCTGTTATTCATTGTTAAGTTCAGGTGTTTTTAACTCATCATCCATGTCACTGATTTCATCAATAAATGTCTCTAGCTGTTGCTCAACCAACGAGTTGGCATGCGCAAAATAAGCAAGATGAAAAATAGCATCGCCCTCGTTCACCAAAGGCATGGTTTGTTGTCCAATCACAATGCCACTGCGCGGCGCTAAAATCGCACATTCACTATCCCCTAGCGGGCTGTTGATATAAGCCAACACTTGGCCTTTACTCACGCGTTCGCCAAGGGATACTTGAGCGCGGATAATGCCATCTGTTTCGGCCCGGATCCAACTGGTAGAACTGGCGATAACCGGCTCCGCCTGCTTGCGAACCCGCTTACCTCGTAGCATCCTCAGTTTACGCATGACGTTTTCCACCCCTTGCACACCCGCAGCAATAGCGATGGGATCGAAACGTAGCGCCTCTCCAGCTTCGTACGTGATCACCGGGATCCCAAGCTCTGCCGCTTCACTGCGCAGTGAGCCGTTTCGTAGCGAGGCATTAATCACCGCTGGCGTACCAAAGGCATTGGCTATTTTTGCCGTTTCCTCATTGCTTAAATCGGCTCGGATCTGCGGTAAATTGGTGCGGTGAATAGCACCTGTATGCAAATCAATGATATGGCTGCAATGCATCGCCACTTCGTTAAAAAACGTATTCGCCATACGCCCCGCCACAGATCCTCGCTGCGAGCCTGGGAAGCAGCGATTGAGATCGCGCCTATCGGGAAGGTAGCGAGATTTATGGATAAAACCAAACACATTGACAACAGGCACAGCAATTAAGGTGCCACGCAGTTGCGTGGCATCAACCTTTGCTAAGGTTTGTCGCACGATTTCAACACCGTTGAGCTCATCACCGTGAATTGCTGCACACACCAGCAATACCGGACCGCTTTCTACCCCGTTAACCACCTCAAGATTAATGGTCAGTGGTGAGTGGGTATATAGCTTGGCCGCTTCAAGCTCAAAGGTGCGCCGCTGCCCAGGTGCGACTTGCTCACCTAACAGCGTAAATGCCTGATTCTTTTTAGCCCTTGCCACGGGTTCTTGTCCTCTTTTCTTTAGCATTCTTTTCTATAAATTGAATAATCATGCCAGCAATATCTTTTCCTGTCGCTAACTCAATTCCTTCGAGTCCTGGTGAAGAGTTAACTTCCATCACTAAAGGGCCACGCTCAGAGCGCAGTAAGTCAACCCCAGCTACATTTAACCCCATTGCTTTAGCGGCGGCCACTGCTGTTTTACGCTCTTCTGGAGTAATCCGTACCAAACTGGCACTGCCGCCACGGTGTAAATTGGAGCGAAATTCACCTTCTTGGGCTTGGCGCTTCATCGCCGCTATAACACGATCGCCGATGACAAAGCAACGAATATCGGCCCCACCAGCTTCTTTGATATATTCCTGCACCATGATGTGTGCTTTCAGGCCCATAAAAGCCTCAATCACACTCTCGGCCGCCTTGCGTGTTTCAGCAAGCACCACCCCAATCCCTTGTGTCCCCTCTAGCAGCTTGATAACAACCGGAGCGCCACCCACCATCTCAAGCAAGTCTTTGACATCATCGGGTTTGGATGCAAAACCGGTTACCGGCATACCCACTCCCTTACGTGATAGTAGCTGTAAAGAACGCAATTTATCGCGCGAGCGGGTGATGGCAACGGATTCATTCACAGGGTACACCCCCATCATCTCGAATTGCCGTAACACTGAACAGCCATAAAACGTAACAGAAGCCCCGATGCGCGGAATAATGGCGTTGAAGTCCTCTAGTTTTTGACCTTTATAGTGTACTTCCGGCTCTTGCGAGTTGATATTCATGTAACAGCGTAAAGCATCCAATACCTGCACTTCATGGCCACGCTGCTGCGCCGCCTCAATTAAACGGCGAGTGGAATACAACGACTTGTTACGTGATAAAATGCCGATTTTCATAATAAACCTTATAATTGTGTTTGGTGTGACAATTCAGGGTCTACAACAATACGCCCTGCCATGGCTGTACGCCCCAATAGCATACGAAATTTCATGGTGTCTCTATTTGTGAGTGTTGCTTCAATGGGCCATTGTTGGCCGCCAATAAGTAACTGCGTCTGTATGACATAACGCTGCTCCTGATGCCCACCTGAGTCAGTAACGGTGCGCTGATCTATCACCTTCGCTTGGCACTGTATCTCTGTGTTGTTGTCGTCTTGAATGGGATGAACCCAAAACCGCACCCAGACCTGCTCCTCTTGTGTAAACTCCTCAACTCGAAAAGCATGAATACATGAAGTACGGGCACCGGTATCGACCTTAGCCTTGATTTTATCAATCCCCAGCTCAGGCAGGGCTAGCCACTCACGCCAACCTACTGTTATTTTATTTGTCATATGCGAAGTCACTCGTATGCTCCAACGGCGAGGAGCGCAATAGTAAAAGCCGCTTTATACGGTAATTATCGATAAAGAACAGTGAATTAAATTACTCGCGTCGATAAAGACTATTCATTGATCTTGTAGCGATAATAGACAAGGATAGAAGAAACATTCTGTATTGAAAGTGAAGGTGTTATGTCAGCTTTGATTCATGCCTTAGTGTTAGACGCTCAAGGCGGCGCTGAACAATTAACTGAAAAATCAGCGATTAAGCAGTGGAAGCCCAGTGATGGTGTGCTGTGGCTACATCTTGATTACTGCCAAGATGATATTGAGCAATACTTGGCAGCGGTACCATTAAGTGAATTTGCACATGATGCCCTTATTGCCGATGAAACACGCCCTCGTATTGTCAGCGATGACAGTGGCCATTTATTGTTTTTGCGTGGCGTCAATCTGAACCCGGCAGATAGTCCTGATGATATGGTATCGATTCGCGTGTTCGTTAGTGAACAACTTATCGTCTCTACGCGCCACCGTCGCCTGCTGTCGGTGAATGCCCTTGCTGAATCTTTACGTAAAGGCAAAGGGCCGAGTACCACCTCAGCACTGGTATGCCAATTGTGCGAAAATTTAACCTCGCGAATGCAAGGTGTGATAGATGAACTCGAAGATAAACTTGACCAATTTGAAGAAGATGTTGATAGCCAACGAGCACACGATCACAATGCACTATCACAGGTGCGCCGCCAAACTATCGGCTTAAAGCGCTATATCAGACCACAAAAGGAGGCTCTGCGCGCGCTTGTGAGTCAACAGCCAAGTTGGTTGGCTGACAGTGATACACCGCGCATCAATGAAACCATTAACCATCTGCTGCGCTACTTAGAAGAACTTGATTTAAATATTGAGCGCGCCCAGATAATCCAACAAGAGGTCGCCAGCCAAGTATCCGACCAACTTAATAAGCGTATGTATGTGATGTCAGTGGTAGCAGCGCTGTTTTTACCCCTGGGCTTTCTTACCGGTTTACTGGGCGTCAATATTGGCGGAATTCCTGGAACGGAATCAGCAGCGGCATTCCCGTTGTTTGTTCTCGCTCTAGTGATATTAACCGCCGCCGTCGCTTTGTATTTTCGTATGAAAAAATGGCTATAAAAAGCCTACCCACGTGGTCTGCTTAGCTTGCCACGTTACCCTTTCACACACGGATGTAGCCCACGTATGAGCTTAAAAATACGCGATTTAGATCAGCAGACCCAGTGGCTTAGTAGCGCGCAGCGGCTAGCGCTTAAAGAAGTGATCGCCGCTAGCTTTGCCGGGGTCAGCCCTGATGAGTACATGCAATACTATTTTGATGACCCCAAGGCATGTCAGCGTAAGCTCAGGCTTTATTTTGACCATAGCACGCTGGTTGGCTATTGCCTGTTAACCTTCACACGGCACGACAAAAGCACGGTAATACGAGCCTCTGCAGCTTTTTACCCACAATATAGAAACGGTGGCAATACCTTCTCCTTTTCCCTGTATCACAGTATTCGCTACTGGCTTACACGTCCTTGGTGCGCTGTGTATTATGCCGATACAATGCTCAGTCCAGCAATGTACCGGGCCATCGCCAAGCATGTAGCAATTATCTGGCCACACCCAGATTGCAGAAGTCCCAACGCGCTGTTTGAGCACTTTAACGCAGAGGGAAGAGTAAGCCCTGGCGGCTCTCTTCGTTGTTTAAAGCCTGTGAACCGTGCAAGTAATTACAGCATCTCGG
This window harbors:
- a CDS encoding succinylglutamate desuccinylase/aspartoacylase family protein; translation: MLKKRGQEPVARAKKNQAFTLLGEQVAPGQRRTFELEAAKLYTHSPLTINLEVVNGVESGPVLLVCAAIHGDELNGVEIVRQTLAKVDATQLRGTLIAVPVVNVFGFIHKSRYLPDRRDLNRCFPGSQRGSVAGRMANTFFNEVAMHCSHIIDLHTGAIHRTNLPQIRADLSNEETAKIANAFGTPAVINASLRNGSLRSEAAELGIPVITYEAGEALRFDPIAIAAGVQGVENVMRKLRMLRGKRVRKQAEPVIASSTSWIRAETDGIIRAQVSLGERVSKGQVLAYINSPLGDSECAILAPRSGIVIGQQTMPLVNEGDAIFHLAYFAHANSLVEQQLETFIDEISDMDDELKTPELNNE
- a CDS encoding ATP-dependent zinc protease family protein — protein: MTNKITVGWREWLALPELGIDKIKAKVDTGARTSCIHAFRVEEFTQEEQVWVRFWVHPIQDDNNTEIQCQAKVIDQRTVTDSGGHQEQRYVIQTQLLIGGQQWPIEATLTNRDTMKFRMLLGRTAMAGRIVVDPELSHQTQL
- the zntB gene encoding zinc transporter ZntB, which codes for MSALIHALVLDAQGGAEQLTEKSAIKQWKPSDGVLWLHLDYCQDDIEQYLAAVPLSEFAHDALIADETRPRIVSDDSGHLLFLRGVNLNPADSPDDMVSIRVFVSEQLIVSTRHRRLLSVNALAESLRKGKGPSTTSALVCQLCENLTSRMQGVIDELEDKLDQFEEDVDSQRAHDHNALSQVRRQTIGLKRYIRPQKEALRALVSQQPSWLADSDTPRINETINHLLRYLEELDLNIERAQIIQQEVASQVSDQLNKRMYVMSVVAALFLPLGFLTGLLGVNIGGIPGTESAAAFPLFVLALVILTAAVALYFRMKKWL
- the rimK gene encoding 30S ribosomal protein S6--L-glutamate ligase encodes the protein MKIGILSRNKSLYSTRRLIEAAQQRGHEVQVLDALRCYMNINSQEPEVHYKGQKLEDFNAIIPRIGASVTFYGCSVLRQFEMMGVYPVNESVAITRSRDKLRSLQLLSRKGVGMPVTGFASKPDDVKDLLEMVGGAPVVIKLLEGTQGIGVVLAETRKAAESVIEAFMGLKAHIMVQEYIKEAGGADIRCFVIGDRVIAAMKRQAQEGEFRSNLHRGGSASLVRITPEERKTAVAAAKAMGLNVAGVDLLRSERGPLVMEVNSSPGLEGIELATGKDIAGMIIQFIEKNAKEKRTRTRGKG